In the Duncaniella freteri genome, one interval contains:
- a CDS encoding helix-turn-helix domain-containing protein translates to MNNITFEQLPQAVSMLIEKVGLLTDKVEKVLGMTPQQHGECRTLLTLNEVAALLGKSASTIYAMTSDKRIPYHKRGNKLYFFQNEIIAWIEQGGTSGVASESEIERRLEELRNSKKRKPGALTDGNSRMSAVAP, encoded by the coding sequence ATGAACAACATAACATTTGAACAACTGCCGCAGGCGGTCTCCATGCTGATTGAAAAGGTGGGGCTGCTCACCGACAAGGTGGAGAAAGTGCTCGGCATGACACCGCAGCAGCATGGCGAGTGTCGCACCCTGCTTACCCTTAATGAAGTCGCGGCACTTCTCGGCAAATCGGCATCCACCATCTATGCCATGACTTCCGACAAGCGTATCCCGTACCACAAGCGGGGCAACAAGCTCTATTTCTTCCAAAATGAAATCATCGCATGGATTGAACAGGGAGGGACTTCGGGAGTAGCCAGCGAGAGCGAGATTGAAAGACGGCTTGAGGAACTGCGCAACAGTAAGAAGCGCAAGCCGGGAGCGTTGACGGACGGCAACAGCCGGATGTCCGCAGTAGCACCATAA
- a CDS encoding helix-turn-helix domain-containing protein, producing METERNLLTTTEAAKYLGLKPSYLYKLMMRRAIPYYKPNGKLCFFSKADLDTWLTNIRVKSQAEIDSDAAQYLVNRCTDK from the coding sequence ATGGAAACAGAAAGAAACCTACTCACCACCACCGAGGCTGCAAAGTACCTCGGACTCAAGCCGAGCTATCTCTACAAACTGATGATGCGCCGTGCAATCCCTTATTACAAGCCCAACGGCAAACTGTGTTTCTTCTCGAAGGCAGACCTTGACACATGGCTGACAAACATCCGTGTCAAGTCACAGGCGGAAATTGACAGCGATGCCGCGCAGTATCTTGTAAACCGCTGTACGGACAAGTAA
- a CDS encoding site-specific integrase: protein MTNICTKVTVRKRPIKNGQVSLYLDFYPPVRHPKTGKPTRREYLGIYIYANPSDKFEAEFNKTMLRNAELIKCRRTEAIINEEYGFLDRNRGKESFLEYFRSKMADDDNFRNWNTAYKHFEKYCCGSCTFDDLTLEYCQGFLTYLLSLTTQTKGKMMASTANNNLNKLKCVLRIAYEERRIKENIAPRLKHAKEASTRREFLTLEEVRMLADTPCEKPVIRSAALFSCLTGLRISDIIRLQWENIIKGADGGWCMHIVTKKTRTEAVLPLSDEALALCGERTEGQVFKGLTQTILPLYLKDWIKSAGITKHITFHGFRHTYATLQLAAGTDLYTISKMLTHSNVGTTQVYADVVSDLKRKASEQITLKQQ, encoded by the coding sequence ATGACAAACATCTGCACGAAAGTGACGGTCAGGAAACGACCCATCAAGAACGGTCAGGTATCGCTGTACCTTGACTTCTACCCACCTGTACGGCATCCGAAGACAGGCAAGCCGACAAGACGGGAATATCTCGGCATATACATCTATGCCAATCCCTCGGACAAATTCGAGGCGGAGTTCAACAAGACCATGCTCCGCAATGCCGAGCTTATCAAATGCCGCAGGACCGAAGCCATCATCAACGAGGAGTACGGCTTCCTTGACCGTAACCGGGGCAAGGAGAGCTTTCTTGAATACTTCCGCTCAAAGATGGCGGACGATGACAATTTCAGGAACTGGAACACCGCCTACAAACACTTTGAAAAGTATTGCTGCGGAAGCTGCACCTTCGATGACCTGACACTTGAATACTGCCAGGGATTCCTTACCTACCTGCTGTCGCTCACCACCCAGACCAAAGGAAAGATGATGGCTTCGACCGCCAACAACAACCTTAACAAGCTGAAATGCGTTCTCCGCATCGCCTACGAGGAAAGACGGATAAAGGAGAACATCGCCCCACGGCTGAAACACGCCAAGGAAGCCAGTACAAGGCGTGAGTTCCTGACGCTTGAAGAGGTCAGGATGCTTGCGGATACCCCTTGCGAGAAGCCTGTCATACGGAGCGCCGCACTGTTCTCCTGCCTTACGGGACTGCGTATCAGTGACATCATACGCTTACAGTGGGAGAACATCATAAAGGGGGCTGACGGTGGATGGTGTATGCACATCGTTACCAAGAAGACAAGGACGGAAGCCGTGCTGCCGCTTTCGGATGAAGCACTCGCACTGTGCGGAGAACGCACAGAGGGACAGGTGTTCAAGGGGCTGACGCAGACCATACTTCCTCTCTATCTCAAAGACTGGATTAAGTCCGCCGGGATAACGAAGCACATCACGTTCCACGGGTTCAGGCACACATACGCAACCCTGCAACTCGCCGCCGGAACAGACCTCTACACCATATCAAAGATGCTCACTCACAGCAATGTGGGAACGACACAGGTCTATGCCGATGTCGTTAGCGACCTGAAGCGCAAGGCATCCGAACAGATTACACTCAAACAGCAATAA
- a CDS encoding site-specific integrase, with product MGRKRKSLVEKSPFKLRRRKLADGRMSLFLDRSVDGGHEYEFLQLYLLPETSSTAKRQNARTLRDAEEILQARTEALLNAKAQMELAGSGMGMLLSDWLQTCYDNHEKRGLRDMGSISNVKKALHMFRPDTRLSDIDRQFCLDMIDWFRNTYKHRLTGKPVSARTADTYCQTFRTMLNEAVREGLIDKNPWNRLETIEKIKKPESKREYLTIDEIRSMITTDCPNELVKRAYLFSCFTGLRISDIRNLKWGDVYTENGQTFVSVVMKKTTKPLYIPLSGQALKWMPEKGDSTFDDYVFGNLVNYGNVNENLKKWAEAAGIRKHISYHTSRHSFATMMLTLGADLYTVSKLLGHSSVKHTQIYARIIDRKKDEAVNLADSVF from the coding sequence ATGGGAAGAAAAAGGAAATCACTGGTGGAGAAATCCCCGTTCAAGTTACGCCGCCGCAAACTGGCAGACGGACGCATGTCCCTGTTCCTCGACCGCAGCGTGGACGGCGGGCACGAGTACGAGTTCCTGCAACTCTACCTCCTGCCCGAAACCTCTTCTACAGCGAAGCGTCAGAACGCGCGCACACTCCGGGATGCGGAAGAAATCTTGCAAGCGAGAACCGAAGCCCTGTTGAATGCAAAAGCCCAAATGGAACTTGCCGGTTCCGGTATGGGGATGCTACTTTCGGACTGGCTTCAAACTTGTTATGACAACCACGAAAAACGGGGTTTAAGAGACATGGGTAGCATCAGCAACGTGAAAAAGGCTTTGCATATGTTCCGTCCTGACACCCGCCTTTCGGATATTGACAGGCAGTTCTGCCTTGACATGATTGACTGGTTCCGCAACACATACAAGCACCGCCTGACAGGGAAGCCCGTCAGCGCGAGAACCGCAGACACCTATTGCCAGACTTTCCGCACCATGCTCAACGAAGCGGTACGCGAAGGACTCATAGACAAGAACCCGTGGAACAGACTTGAGACCATCGAGAAGATAAAGAAGCCGGAAAGCAAGCGTGAATATCTGACTATTGACGAGATACGGAGCATGATTACCACGGACTGCCCCAACGAACTTGTGAAGAGGGCTTATCTGTTCTCCTGTTTTACAGGTCTTCGCATCAGCGATATCAGAAACCTCAAATGGGGTGATGTTTATACCGAGAACGGGCAGACATTCGTTTCGGTCGTGATGAAGAAGACCACCAAGCCGTTATACATTCCCCTGTCAGGACAGGCATTGAAATGGATGCCCGAAAAAGGAGATAGCACCTTTGATGATTATGTGTTCGGCAACCTCGTCAATTACGGTAACGTGAACGAGAACCTGAAAAAGTGGGCGGAGGCGGCAGGAATCAGGAAGCATATCTCCTATCATACAAGCAGGCACTCCTTCGCAACGATGATGCTCACCCTCGGAGCGGACTTGTACACCGTGTCGAAACTGCTGGGACACAGCTCGGTCAAGCACACCCAGATATACGCGAGGATAATCGACCGGAAGAAGGACGAGGCGGTGAACCTTGCGGATTCCGTATTCTGA
- a CDS encoding site-specific integrase, with product MAANGKKTKLKEPVKVRTKKLADGSESYYLDIYVDGKRQYEFLKLYRLPEINARVKEQNRATLAAVETIKSKRIIELTNNKAGLKNTSGRSKMLLSDWMRTFYEEQKRRGVRGVKLLGTVSNLVSTYIGKNKVRMGDIDKNFCVAFIRWLQSEYKTTWGNPLSPKSMSDYVGYFSTALNAAVRADIIPENPFMSLTPTERIKVPESKREFLTVDEIKTLIATECPREDVKRAYLFACYCGLRLSDIYALRWRDLSKDGEQWRASVVMQKTTTPIFLPLSSQAMKWIPERGDAPDDGKVFDGLIAEPNINKVLAKWVKAAGITKKITYHTSRHSFATMMLTLGADLYTTSKLLGHSNVKTTQIYAKIVDSKKVEAVNLVDGVFD from the coding sequence ATGGCGGCAAACGGCAAAAAGACAAAACTGAAGGAACCGGTGAAGGTGCGCACCAAGAAACTTGCGGACGGTTCCGAGTCATACTATCTTGACATCTATGTGGACGGCAAGAGGCAGTACGAGTTCCTTAAGCTCTACCGCCTTCCCGAAATCAATGCCCGTGTCAAGGAACAGAACAGGGCCACACTGGCGGCTGTGGAGACCATCAAGTCAAAACGGATAATCGAACTGACCAACAACAAGGCCGGACTGAAGAACACATCAGGCAGGTCAAAGATGCTGCTGTCGGACTGGATGCGGACATTCTATGAGGAACAAAAACGCAGAGGTGTGAGAGGCGTGAAACTGTTGGGTACGGTGTCTAACCTTGTTTCTACTTATATAGGAAAGAACAAGGTGCGCATGGGTGACATCGACAAGAACTTCTGTGTTGCCTTCATCCGCTGGCTCCAGTCCGAATACAAGACCACGTGGGGCAATCCGCTGAGTCCGAAAAGCATGTCGGATTATGTCGGCTACTTCAGCACGGCATTGAACGCGGCGGTCAGGGCTGACATCATTCCCGAAAACCCGTTCATGTCGCTTACCCCGACCGAGCGCATCAAGGTGCCGGAGAGCAAGCGTGAGTTCCTTACCGTGGACGAGATAAAGACCCTTATAGCGACGGAATGTCCGAGGGAGGATGTGAAACGTGCTTATCTTTTCGCCTGCTATTGTGGTCTGAGGCTCAGTGACATTTACGCACTCCGCTGGCGTGACTTGTCCAAAGATGGGGAACAGTGGCGCGCGTCTGTCGTGATGCAGAAAACCACGACCCCGATATTCCTTCCCCTTTCCTCGCAGGCGATGAAATGGATTCCTGAACGTGGCGATGCCCCGGATGACGGCAAGGTGTTTGACGGGCTGATTGCCGAACCCAACATAAACAAGGTGCTGGCAAAGTGGGTGAAAGCGGCCGGTATCACCAAGAAAATCACCTACCACACGTCGAGGCACAGCTTCGCAACGATGATGCTGACATTGGGCGCAGACCTTTATACCACGAGCAAGCTGCTCGGCCACTCCAACGTGAAAACGACCCAGATATACGCTAAAATCGTTGACAGCAAGAAGGTTGAAGCTGTCAATCTGGTCGATGGCGTATTTGACTGA
- a CDS encoding AAA family ATPase, with product MQDRLISRNRECEELQRCLDSDRSEFVIVSGRRRIGKTYLIDKFFNYKYDFTFVGEHKTPAKIQLQDFMRAIERHSKKKQPKVANWYEAFNALADYLEKLPSKRKKVVFIDEMPWMDTQRSNFVSALENFWNGWGNRRTDIVFIATGSATSWMADKIGGNQGGLHARITCNLHLSPFTLHETEEYLRQRNCQWDRYQILQCYMIFGGTPFYLSLLNVSDSLAQNIDRLIFAEGAQLRGEFDELYTALFAKADTYISVVRLLSENKLGLTREDILRMTGIEGAFLSKILRNLERCDFITRLSHYGNKTRDSLFRLTDFFTLFYYKFIEPNNTKDGLWWSNNLDSRSVSAWMGLSFELVCLNHHRQIKTALGIAGVGTAISTWRSKADKGDGIPGFQIDMIIERADRIIHLCEMKFSTDLYGITTSYEMKLRERMGLFRMATKNKKTLVNTFVTTYGVANAKNKSIVHSEVTMDDLFNS from the coding sequence ATGCAAGATAGACTGATATCCCGAAACAGAGAGTGTGAAGAACTGCAGCGGTGCTTGGATTCCGACAGATCTGAGTTTGTAATCGTCAGCGGTCGCCGACGTATCGGCAAGACATATCTTATAGACAAGTTTTTTAACTACAAATATGACTTTACTTTTGTTGGTGAACATAAGACACCGGCAAAGATACAGTTACAGGATTTTATGAGAGCCATAGAACGGCATTCCAAAAAGAAACAGCCGAAAGTAGCCAATTGGTACGAGGCTTTCAATGCGCTCGCCGACTATCTCGAAAAACTTCCAAGCAAACGGAAAAAGGTTGTTTTCATAGATGAAATGCCGTGGATGGACACCCAACGTTCCAATTTTGTCAGTGCATTGGAGAATTTCTGGAACGGATGGGGGAACCGACGTACCGACATAGTGTTCATCGCGACCGGATCGGCAACATCTTGGATGGCTGACAAGATAGGAGGCAATCAGGGCGGATTGCACGCCCGTATCACATGCAACCTGCATCTTTCTCCATTCACCTTGCATGAAACAGAAGAGTATCTGAGGCAAAGAAACTGCCAATGGGACAGATACCAAATACTCCAATGTTATATGATATTTGGCGGAACACCTTTTTATCTGAGCCTACTGAATGTTTCGGACAGTCTTGCACAGAATATAGACCGCCTGATATTCGCGGAAGGCGCACAGCTCCGGGGTGAGTTCGATGAACTCTATACAGCGTTGTTTGCCAAGGCCGACACTTATATTTCAGTCGTTAGACTGTTGTCGGAAAACAAATTAGGTCTGACACGTGAGGACATTCTCCGTATGACCGGCATTGAAGGTGCTTTTCTGAGCAAAATATTGAGAAATCTTGAACGCTGCGATTTTATCACACGGCTGTCCCATTACGGGAACAAAACACGAGACAGTCTGTTCAGACTTACCGACTTTTTTACATTGTTCTATTATAAGTTCATTGAACCCAATAATACAAAAGACGGATTGTGGTGGAGCAATAACCTTGATTCACGAAGTGTGTCAGCATGGATGGGACTAAGTTTTGAGCTTGTTTGCCTGAATCATCATAGGCAAATTAAAACTGCATTGGGCATCGCCGGAGTTGGAACTGCCATTTCTACATGGCGAAGCAAGGCTGACAAAGGCGATGGTATACCCGGCTTTCAGATAGACATGATTATTGAACGTGCAGACCGCATAATTCATTTGTGTGAAATGAAGTTTAGTACAGATCTATACGGTATTACAACAAGTTATGAGATGAAACTCCGTGAACGTATGGGTTTGTTCCGTATGGCGACAAAAAACAAGAAAACACTAGTAAACACATTTGTCACAACCTACGGCGTGGCCAATGCTAAAAACAAAAGTATAGTTCACAGCGAGGTGACAATGGATGACCTTTTCAATTCCTGA